A window of Drosophila subobscura isolate 14011-0131.10 chromosome E, UCBerk_Dsub_1.0, whole genome shotgun sequence contains these coding sequences:
- the LOC117891754 gene encoding V-type proton ATPase subunit F 1, translating to MALHSAIKGKLISVIGDEDTCVGFLLGGVGEINKNRHPNFMVVDKNTPVSELEDCFKRFLKRDDIDIILINQNCAELIRHVIDAHTSPVPAVLEIPSKDHPYDASKDSILRRARGMFNPEDLVR from the coding sequence ATGGCTCTGCACTCTGCAATCAAAGGTAAACTGATCTCTGTCATCGGCGATGAGGACACCTGCGTGGGGTTCCTGCTGGGGGGCGTGGGCGAGATAAACAAAAATCGCCATCCCAATTTCATGGTCGTGGATAAGAACACTCCCGTGAGCGAGCTGGAGGACTGCTTCAAGCGGTTCCTGAAGCGCGACGACATCGACATCATCTTGATTAACCAGAACTGCGCCGAGCTCATTCGCCATGTCATCGATGCCCACACTTCGCCAGTGCCAGCCGTCCTGGAGATTCCATCGAAGGACCACCCCTACGACGCCAGCAAGGACTCGATTTTGAGGCGTGCCCGTGGCATGTTCAACCCCGAGGATCTGGTGCGCTAA
- the LOC117891753 gene encoding mannose-1-phosphate guanyltransferase alpha: protein MLKAVILIGGPQKGTRFRPLSLDTPKPLFPLAGRPLIAHHIEACVQLPELKEILIIGYYPQTQMEAFVGDMQALYSSSNINIRYLQEFTSLGTAGGMYHFRDQIRAGNPRAFFVLNGDVCADFPLQELYDFHTRRPSSALVTIMSTEATRQQSLHYGCLVFDRASGAVSHYVEKPSSYVSTFINCGVYVCSMDIFTQLAQIFHAHGLEYGCAGFSNGNGNGNGRDQGHIKWEQEVLTPLAGTNQLFAMPVPNWWSQLKTAGSAIYANRHYLGLYKRTHPERLANVGSKRGEGDGNLICTVLPDVFVHPSATVHHSAVLGPNVAIGPGVTIGPGVRIKESIVLEQAQIHDHTLILHSIVGRGSTIGAWARVEGTPSDPDPNKPFAKMENPPLFNNEGKLNPSITILGCFVQVPAEKILLNSIVLPHKELSRSFKNEIIL from the exons ATGCTCAAGGCGGTAATTCTTATTGGCGGACCCCAGAAGGGCACGCGCTTCCGGCCACTCTCGCTCGACACACCCAAGCCGTTGTTTCCACTGGCCGGCCGACCCCTGATAGCCCATCACATTGAGGCTTGCGTCCAGCTGCCGGAGCTCAAGGAGATCCTCATCATCGGCTACTACCCGCAGACGCAGATGGAGGCTTTTGTGGGGGACATGCAGGCCttgtacagcagcagcaacatcaacatcag GTACCTGCAGGAGTTCACATCGCTGGGAACGGCCGGTGGCATGTACCACTTTCGCGATCAGATACGGGCCGGTAATCCAAGGGCCTTTTTCGTGCTGAATGGTGACGTGTGTGCCGATTTTCCGCTGCAGGAACTGTACGACTTCCACACCCGGCGTCCCTCCAGCGCCCTGGTTACCATCATGAGCACGGAGGCTACCCGGCAGCAGTCCCTGCACTACGGCTGCCTCGTTTTTGATCGCGCCAGCGGAGCCGTCTCACACTACGTGGAGAAGCCGAGCTCGTATGTGTCGACCTTCATCAACTGCGGCGTCTACGTCTGTTCCATGGACATTTTCACCCAGCTGGCGCAAATCTTCCATGCCCACGGACTGGAGTACGGCTGCGCGGGCTTCAGCAATGGGAACGGCAACGGAAACGGCCGCGATCAGGGCCACATCAAGTGGGAGCAGGAGGTGCTCACTCCCCTGGCGGGCACCAACCAGCTCTTTGCCATGCCCGTGCCAAACTGGTGGTCCCAACTGAAGACCGCCGGCTCGGCCATCTACGCCAATCGCCACTACCTGGGTCTCTATAAGCGCACGCATCCAGAACGGCTGGCCAACGTGGGCTCGAAGCGCGGCGAGGGCGACGGCAACCTGATTTGCACTGTCCTGCCGGATGTCTTCGTGCATCCCAGTGCCACGGTCCACCACAGCGCAGTG TTGGGCCCGAATGTGGCCATTGGTCCGGGTGTCACCATCGGCCCTGGAGTGCGTATCAAGGAGTCCATCGTGCTTGAGCAAGCCCAAATTCACGACCACACGCTCATCCTCCACTCTATTGTGGGGCGGGGCTCTACCATCGGAGCCTGGGCCCGCGTTGAGGGCACGCCCAGCGACCCGGACCCCAACAAGCCCTTTGCAAAGATGGAGAATCCGCCGTTGTTCAACAACGAGGGCAAGCTGAATCCCTCCATAACGATATTGG GCTGCTTCGTGCAGGTGCCCGCCGAGAAGATACTGCTCAACAGCATTGTCCTGCCGCACAAGGAGCTGAGTCGCAGTTTCAAGAACGAGATAATTCTGTGA